Proteins from a single region of Hordeum vulgare subsp. vulgare chromosome 6H, MorexV3_pseudomolecules_assembly, whole genome shotgun sequence:
- the LOC123402940 gene encoding subtilisin-like protease SBT3.9 isoform X2 — MHLKPALCSATLLLVLLLPLSANASSKLYVVYMGEKQHDDPSVVTASHHDVLTSVFGSKNEALKSIVYSYRHGFSGFAAMLTESQAEVLAKFPQVLSVKPNTYHKIQTTRSWDFLGLNYYQPPYRSSGILQKAKYGEDVIIGVIDSGIWPESRSFDDSGYGRVPARWKGTCETGPGFNATNCNRKIIGTRWYSKGIDPENLKGEYMSPRDLNGHGTHVASTIAGNHVGNVSYEGLGFGAARGGAPRARLAIYKVAWGLRVETGEAAIVKAIDDAIRDGVDVLSLSLSGGGESFASLHAVLGGIPVVFAGGNQGPAPQTVANVGPWVTTVAASTIDRSFPTVLSLGNKEKLVVRTPYMHIVCTLLNYRMFAFIYSSDATTNFTGKIVLVYTTPQPAFADALSLIRDSGAKGIVIAQHTTNLLDGLATCNDLKVPCVLVDFEVARRIVSYCTNTRKPVMKVSPAVTFVGDEVPSPRVAAFSSRGPSATFPALLKPDVAAPGASILAAKGDSYVFLSGTSMACPHVSAITALLKAVHPDWSPAMIKSAIITTSSVTDRFGAPIEAEATPRKLADPFDFGGGHIDPDRAVDPGLVYDIDAKEFSKFSNCTYVNTKEMSFDDCGKYMGQLYQLNLPSIALPELKGSITVQRSVTNVGPKEATYRAVVEAPTGVAVCVEPSVITFTQGGGRHATFKVTFTAKRRVQGGYTFGSLTWLDGNAHSVRIPIATRIVIQDMMAVADVS, encoded by the exons ATGCATTTGAAACCAGCCTTGTGTTCTGCTACGCTGCTTCTGGTGCTCCTGCTTCCCCTTTCTGCGAATGCGTCGAGCAAA CTCTATGTTGTGTATATGGGGGAGAAGCAGCATGATGATCCATCCGTGGTTACCGCGTCACACCATGACGTACTGACCTCTGTTTTTGGAAG CAAAAATGAAGCCCTGAAGTCTATAGTATACAGCTATAGGCACGGTTTTTCTGGATTTGCAGCTATGCTAACCGAATCGCAAGCTGAGGTCCTTGCAA aattccctcaagttctatcagtGAAGCCTAACACTTATCACAAAATACAAACAACCCGGAGCTGGGATTTCCTTGGCCTCAACTACTACCAACCACCCTATCGCTCATCCGGTATCCTGCAAAAAGCAAAGTACGGTGAAGATGTCATCATCGGTGTCATCGATTCAG GCATATGGCCTGAATCGCGAAGCTTTGATGATAGTGGCTATGGTCGTGTGCCCGCCCGGTGGAAGGGCACATGTGAGACAGGTCCAGGATTCAATGCCACAAACTGCAACAGAAAGATAATCGGCACACGCTGGTACTCCAAAGGTATTGACCCCGAGAATCTCAAGGGGGAGTACATGTCCCCGAGAGATTTGAATGGCCATGGCACACACGTAGCTTCGACCATCGCCGGTAACCATGTGGGGAATGTGAGCTATGAAGGCCTCGGCttcggggcggcgcgcggcggggCGCCACGCGCTAGGCTGGCCATCTACAAGGTAGCATGGGGCCTCCGTGTGGAAACCGGTGAGGCAGCTATCGTTAAGGCCATTGACGACGCAATACGTGATGGTGTAGACGTTCTGTCGCTCTCACTATCAGGTGGCGGCGAGTCATTCGCGTCACTGCATGCCGTCTTGGGAGGGATTCCCGTCGTGTTCGCAGGCGGAAACCAAGGCCCTGCGCCGCAGACAGTGGCAAATGTCGGGCCATGGGTCACAACGGTTGCCGCCAGCACCATTGATCGATCATTTCCGACTGTATTGTCTCTAGGAAACAAGGAAAAACTCGTGGTACGTACCccgtatatgcatatagtatgta CTCTGCTTAATTACCGAATGTTTGCTTTCATTTATTCAAGTGACGCTACAACCAATTTCACTGGGAAAATCGTCCTGGTGTACACGACGCCTCAGCCAGCATTTGCCGATGCCTTGAGCCTTATCCGGGACAGTGGCGCCAAGGGCATTGTCATCGCGCAGCACACTACAAACTTACTCGATGGCCTGGCCACATGTAATGACCTTAAGGTCCCTTGCGTGCTGGTGGACTTTGAAGTTGCACGTAGAATTGTCTCTTATTGTACCAACACAAG AAAGCCGGTGATGAAAGTGTCACCGGCTGTGACCTTCGTCGGAGACGAGGTGCCATCACCAAGGGTCGCTGCATTCTCGTCTAGAGGCCCAAGCGCCACATTCCCTGCGCTACTAAAG CCTGACGTAGCTGCGCCTGGAGCGAGCATCTTGGCCGCCAAGGGCGACTCCTATGTGTTTTTGTCTGGGACATCCATGGCTTGCCCTCATGTCTCGGCGATCACCGCGCTGCTGAAGGCGGTCCATCCCGATTGGTCCCCTGCCATGATCAAATCTGCCATCATCACCACAT CGTCCGTGACCGACCGTTTTGGTGCACCCATCGAAGCAGAGGCAACCCCACGAAAACTGGCTGACCCCTTCGACTTTGGTGGCGGCCACATAGACCCCGACAGGGCCGTCGACCCCGGCCTGGTTTATGACATAGATGCTAAAGAGTTCAGCAAGTTCTCGAACTGCACATATGTAAACACAAAGGAGATGTCATTCGATGATTGTGGGAAGTACATGGGACAATTATACCAGCTCAACCTCCCGTCCATTGCCCTGCCGGAACTCAAAGGCTCAATCACGGTTCAACGTTCCGTCACAAATGTCGGGCCAAAAGAAGCAACCTACCGGGCGGTGGTTGAGGCACCAACCGGGGTGGCAGTGTGCGTGGAGCCATCGGTGATCACATTTACCCAAGGTGGTGGTAGACACGCGACGTTCAAGGTGACCTTCACAGCAAAGAGGAGGGTACAAGGCGGGTACACGTTCGGCAGCTTGACATGGTTAGACGGCAATGCTCACTCGGTGAGAATTCCCATTGCAACTCGCATCGTGATCCAAGACATGATGGCAGTTGCGGACGTATCTTAA
- the LOC123402940 gene encoding subtilisin-like protease SBT3.9 isoform X1, with translation MHLKPALCSATLLLVLLLPLSANASSKLYVVYMGEKQHDDPSVVTASHHDVLTSVFGSKNEALKSIVYSYRHGFSGFAAMLTESQAEVLAKFPQVLSVKPNTYHKIQTTRSWDFLGLNYYQPPYRSSGILQKAKYGEDVIIGVIDSGIWPESRSFDDSGYGRVPARWKGTCETGPGFNATNCNRKIIGTRWYSKGIDPENLKGEYMSPRDLNGHGTHVASTIAGNHVGNVSYEGLGFGAARGGAPRARLAIYKVAWGLRVETGEAAIVKAIDDAIRDGVDVLSLSLSGGGESFASLHAVLGGIPVVFAGGNQGPAPQTVANVGPWVTTVAASTIDRSFPTVLSLGNKEKLVGQSLYSVNITSDFEELTFISDATTNFTGKIVLVYTTPQPAFADALSLIRDSGAKGIVIAQHTTNLLDGLATCNDLKVPCVLVDFEVARRIVSYCTNTRKPVMKVSPAVTFVGDEVPSPRVAAFSSRGPSATFPALLKPDVAAPGASILAAKGDSYVFLSGTSMACPHVSAITALLKAVHPDWSPAMIKSAIITTSSVTDRFGAPIEAEATPRKLADPFDFGGGHIDPDRAVDPGLVYDIDAKEFSKFSNCTYVNTKEMSFDDCGKYMGQLYQLNLPSIALPELKGSITVQRSVTNVGPKEATYRAVVEAPTGVAVCVEPSVITFTQGGGRHATFKVTFTAKRRVQGGYTFGSLTWLDGNAHSVRIPIATRIVIQDMMAVADVS, from the exons ATGCATTTGAAACCAGCCTTGTGTTCTGCTACGCTGCTTCTGGTGCTCCTGCTTCCCCTTTCTGCGAATGCGTCGAGCAAA CTCTATGTTGTGTATATGGGGGAGAAGCAGCATGATGATCCATCCGTGGTTACCGCGTCACACCATGACGTACTGACCTCTGTTTTTGGAAG CAAAAATGAAGCCCTGAAGTCTATAGTATACAGCTATAGGCACGGTTTTTCTGGATTTGCAGCTATGCTAACCGAATCGCAAGCTGAGGTCCTTGCAA aattccctcaagttctatcagtGAAGCCTAACACTTATCACAAAATACAAACAACCCGGAGCTGGGATTTCCTTGGCCTCAACTACTACCAACCACCCTATCGCTCATCCGGTATCCTGCAAAAAGCAAAGTACGGTGAAGATGTCATCATCGGTGTCATCGATTCAG GCATATGGCCTGAATCGCGAAGCTTTGATGATAGTGGCTATGGTCGTGTGCCCGCCCGGTGGAAGGGCACATGTGAGACAGGTCCAGGATTCAATGCCACAAACTGCAACAGAAAGATAATCGGCACACGCTGGTACTCCAAAGGTATTGACCCCGAGAATCTCAAGGGGGAGTACATGTCCCCGAGAGATTTGAATGGCCATGGCACACACGTAGCTTCGACCATCGCCGGTAACCATGTGGGGAATGTGAGCTATGAAGGCCTCGGCttcggggcggcgcgcggcggggCGCCACGCGCTAGGCTGGCCATCTACAAGGTAGCATGGGGCCTCCGTGTGGAAACCGGTGAGGCAGCTATCGTTAAGGCCATTGACGACGCAATACGTGATGGTGTAGACGTTCTGTCGCTCTCACTATCAGGTGGCGGCGAGTCATTCGCGTCACTGCATGCCGTCTTGGGAGGGATTCCCGTCGTGTTCGCAGGCGGAAACCAAGGCCCTGCGCCGCAGACAGTGGCAAATGTCGGGCCATGGGTCACAACGGTTGCCGCCAGCACCATTGATCGATCATTTCCGACTGTATTGTCTCTAGGAAACAAGGAAAAACTCGTG GGGCAATCACTTTACTCCGTAAACATTACCAGCGACTTCGAGGAGCTTACCTTCATCAG TGACGCTACAACCAATTTCACTGGGAAAATCGTCCTGGTGTACACGACGCCTCAGCCAGCATTTGCCGATGCCTTGAGCCTTATCCGGGACAGTGGCGCCAAGGGCATTGTCATCGCGCAGCACACTACAAACTTACTCGATGGCCTGGCCACATGTAATGACCTTAAGGTCCCTTGCGTGCTGGTGGACTTTGAAGTTGCACGTAGAATTGTCTCTTATTGTACCAACACAAG AAAGCCGGTGATGAAAGTGTCACCGGCTGTGACCTTCGTCGGAGACGAGGTGCCATCACCAAGGGTCGCTGCATTCTCGTCTAGAGGCCCAAGCGCCACATTCCCTGCGCTACTAAAG CCTGACGTAGCTGCGCCTGGAGCGAGCATCTTGGCCGCCAAGGGCGACTCCTATGTGTTTTTGTCTGGGACATCCATGGCTTGCCCTCATGTCTCGGCGATCACCGCGCTGCTGAAGGCGGTCCATCCCGATTGGTCCCCTGCCATGATCAAATCTGCCATCATCACCACAT CGTCCGTGACCGACCGTTTTGGTGCACCCATCGAAGCAGAGGCAACCCCACGAAAACTGGCTGACCCCTTCGACTTTGGTGGCGGCCACATAGACCCCGACAGGGCCGTCGACCCCGGCCTGGTTTATGACATAGATGCTAAAGAGTTCAGCAAGTTCTCGAACTGCACATATGTAAACACAAAGGAGATGTCATTCGATGATTGTGGGAAGTACATGGGACAATTATACCAGCTCAACCTCCCGTCCATTGCCCTGCCGGAACTCAAAGGCTCAATCACGGTTCAACGTTCCGTCACAAATGTCGGGCCAAAAGAAGCAACCTACCGGGCGGTGGTTGAGGCACCAACCGGGGTGGCAGTGTGCGTGGAGCCATCGGTGATCACATTTACCCAAGGTGGTGGTAGACACGCGACGTTCAAGGTGACCTTCACAGCAAAGAGGAGGGTACAAGGCGGGTACACGTTCGGCAGCTTGACATGGTTAGACGGCAATGCTCACTCGGTGAGAATTCCCATTGCAACTCGCATCGTGATCCAAGACATGATGGCAGTTGCGGACGTATCTTAA
- the LOC123402939 gene encoding disease resistance protein RGA5-like isoform X1 — protein sequence MEAALVSAATGALKPVLEKLGALAGDEYKRFKGVRGDIRSLTRELTAMEAFLLKMSEDEDPDVQDKVWMNEVRELSYDMEDSIDDFMQSVGSEDSKPDGFLEKMKNSLGKMKARRRIGNEIGDLKKQIIEVAERNARYKSREAFSKAKNATVDPRALAIFHQASELVGIDEPKAEVIKLLTEGVSTQEHVKLISIVGAGGLGKTTLANQVYQDLKGKFECQAFLSVSRNPDIMNILRTILSAVSGQLYANTEAGSIQQLIIQISDFLEHKSYFVVLDDIWDIDTWHALKLAFPVTSSGSIIITTTRINDVAESCRSRPFSGEMYCIRPLGMVHSRQLFYTRLFNSEENCPSYLKEVSEHILQKCAGLPLAIIAISGLLDNIEKAEGSWKQVKDSIGRALQRNPSIEGMMKILSLSYFELPAHLRSCLLCFSIFPEDSIIQKKVLINRWIAERLIHTEAGYSKTYEFGERCFNELINKSLIQPGEPDRFDRVMSCRLHDTILDFIISKSIEENFVTLVGVPSLMVGTQSKVRRLSLQAGKQEELIVPRGLVLSHVRSLDLFGTAVKIPSMDKFRHLRFLDFDGCRQLENHHLENVCRLFQLRYLSLQGVEKVSKLPEQMGRLWCLEVLNLIGTSVCELPASIVNLKRLVHLLINTNATLPGGICKLQALEKLNAVTVYNQSFNFLQELEQLQSLKALALDFEDYSSADGADAENESKKTIIVASLKSLGNLLSLTVWDGPELVGESLCPMPLSLRKLAVWRSIIPHVPKWVGSLVNLQKLRLELVRAEQKDFYILGGLPVLHYLALNIEESETINTPSTEEPKVTRVIVCGEVGFPCLRIFNYDSTFAVMNLTFAAGAMPKVDDLLIKFDAEKTESLGTGGAFDLGIENLPSLVKIRCRVWGDDSSRVEAEKVAIREAANAHPNRPTLYLR from the exons ATGGAGGCGGCTCTGGTGAGTGCAGCGACAGGAGCCTTGAAACCAGTCCTGGAGAAGCTCGGCGCTCTGGCAGGCGATGAGTACAAGCGGTTCAAGGGCGTGCGTGGCGACATCAGGTCGCTTACCCGTGAACTCACTGCCATGGAAGCGTTTCTTCTCAAGATGTCAGAGGATGAGGATCCTGATGTTCAGGATAAGGTGTGGATGAATGAGGTGCGGGAGCTCTCCTATGACATGGAGGACTCCATCGATGACTTCATGCAGAGTGTGGGCAGCGAAGATTCAAAGCCAGATGGCttcttggagaagatgaagaactcgTTGGGGAAGATGAAGGCTCGCCGCCGGATCGGCAACGAGATCGGTGATCTGAAGAAGCAGATCATCGAGGTGGCTGAGAGGAATGCAAGGTACAAGTCCCGTGAGGCCTTCTCCAAGGCCAAGAATGCAACCGTTGACCCTAGAGCTCTTGCTATCTTTCACCAAGCCTCCGAGCTTGTCGGAATTGATGAACCCAAGGCTGAGGTAATTAAACTGTTGACTGAAGGTGTGTCAACACAAGAACATGTGAAACTGATCTCTATTGTGGGAGCCGGTGGGTTGGGCAAAACAACTCTTGCAAATCAAGTGTATCAAGACCTCAAAGGAAAATTTGAATGTCAGGCCTTCTTATCTGTGTCAAGGAATCCAGACATCATGAATATCCTACGAACTATTCTTAGTGCAGTTAGTGGCCAACTTTATGCCAACACTGAAGCAGGGAGTATACAACAGCTCATCATCCAGATCTCTGATTTCCTGGAACACAAAAG TTATTTTGTTGTTCTTGATGATATATGGGACATCGATACATGGCATGCTCTTAAGCTTGCATTTCCTGTGACAAGTTCTGGCAGTATCATAATCACCACTACTCGTATAAATGATGTTGCTGAATCCTGTCGTTCAAGACCATTTAGTGGAGAGATGTATTGCATAAGGCCTCTTGGTATGGTGCACTCTAGGCAGTTATTTTACACAAGATTattcaactccgaagaaaattgcCCATCATACCTTAAAGAAGTTTCTGAGCATATTTTGCAAAAATGTGCTGGGTTGCCTTTGGCAATAATTGCTATATCTGGTTTGCTGGATAATATTGAAAAGGCAGAGGGTTCTTGGAAACAAGTTAAAGATTCGATTGGTCGAGCACTTCAAAGAAATCCTAGCATTGAAGGAATGATGAAGATACTGTCACTTAGTTACTTTGAATTGCCTGCTCATCTAAGATCTTGTCTGTTATGTTTCAGTATATTCCCTGAAGATTCTATTATTCAGAAGAAAGTTTTGATAAATAGGTGGATTGCTGAAAGATTAATTCATACAGAAGCCGGATATAGTAAAACATATGAGTTTGGAGAAAGGTGTTTTAATGAGCTCATCAATAAGAGTTTGATCCAACCTGGGGAGCCAGATAGATTTGATAGGGTCATGAGTTGTCGACTTCATGACACAATTCTTGATTTCATCATATCCAAATCCATCGAAGAAAACTTTGTTACTTTGGTAGGTGTTCCTAGTTTGATGGTTGGGACACAAAGCAAGGTTCGTCGGCTTTCCCTGCAAGCCGGCAAACAAGAAGAACTGATAGTGCCAAGAGGCTTGGTATTGTCGCATGTCCGATCACTTGATCTGTTCGGGACAGCAGTAAAAATCCCTTCTATGGATAAGTTCAGGCATTTGCGTTTTCTGGACTTTGACGGTTGCAGACAGCTGGAGAACCATCATCTTGAAAATGTTTGCAGATTGTTTCAGCTGAGATACCTGAGCCTCCAAGGAGTGGAGAAAGTAAGCAAGCTCCCAGAACAAATGGGACGCCTATGGTGCTTAGAGGTACTGAATTTAATAGGCACCTCTGTTTGTGAGTTACCAGCATCTATAGTCAATCTCAAGAGATTGGTGCACCTATTAATCAACACCAATGCTACACTTCCTGGTGGAATTTGCAAGCTGCAAGCACTGGAGAAATTGAATGCTGTCACTGTCTATAACCAGTCATTTAATTTCCTGCAAGAACTTGAGCAGCTGCAGAGTCTGAAGGCATTGGCCCTTGATTTTGAGGATTATAGTTCTGCTGACGGAGCGGACGCTGAAAATGAGTCCAAGAAAACTATTATTGTCGCTTCCCTTAAAAGCCTAGGAAACCTTCTCTCTCTAACTGTTTGGGATGGCCCCGAATTAGTAGGGGAATCTCTGTGCCCTATGCCACTTAGCCTCCGGAAGCTTGCGGTCTGGCGTTCAATTATTCCCCATGTTCCAAAGTGGGTGGGCTCCCTTGTTAACCTCCAAAAGTTACGCCTTGAATTGGTCCGAGCTGAGCAGAAAGATTTCTATATCCTTGGAGGCTTACCTGTTCTGCATTATCTGGCTCTGAATATTGAGGAAAGTGAAACTATAAATACTCCTTCAACGGAAGAGCCTAAAGTTACAAGGGTCATAGTCTGTGGTGAAGTTGGATTCCCGTGCTTGAGGATATTTAATTATGATAGCACGTTTGCTGTGATGAATCTGACGTTTGCGGCTGGAGCCATGCCCAAGGTAGATGACCTCTTGATAAAATTTGATGCAGAAAAAACTGAGTCTCTTGGTACTGGCGGTGCTTTTGATCTCGGAATCGAAAATCTCCCCAGCCTCGTAAAAATCAGATGTAGAGTATGGGGGGATGATAGCAGCAGAGTTGAGGCTGAAAAGGTCGCCATTCGGGAAGCAGCCAACGCACATCCCAACCGCCCTACTCTATACCTCCGCTGA
- the LOC123402939 gene encoding disease resistance protein PIK6-NP-like isoform X2 has translation MEAALVSAATGALKPVLEKLGALAGDEYKRFKGVRGDIRSLTRELTAMEAFLLKMSEDEDPDVQDKVWMNEVRELSYDMEDSIDDFMQSVGSEDSKPDGFLEKMKNSLGKMKARRRIGNEIGDLKKQIIEVAERNARYKSREAFSKAKNATVDPRALAIFHQASELVGIDEPKAEVIKLLTEGVSTQEHVKLISIVGAGGLGKTTLANQVYQDLKGKFECQAFLSVSRNPDIMNILRTILSAVSGQLYANTEAGSIQQLIIQISDFLEHKRGIHTYGQIRSHLPPRRSIPGATRAAAPAPQPLPFRLLLSLAVAGGLREA, from the exons ATGGAGGCGGCTCTGGTGAGTGCAGCGACAGGAGCCTTGAAACCAGTCCTGGAGAAGCTCGGCGCTCTGGCAGGCGATGAGTACAAGCGGTTCAAGGGCGTGCGTGGCGACATCAGGTCGCTTACCCGTGAACTCACTGCCATGGAAGCGTTTCTTCTCAAGATGTCAGAGGATGAGGATCCTGATGTTCAGGATAAGGTGTGGATGAATGAGGTGCGGGAGCTCTCCTATGACATGGAGGACTCCATCGATGACTTCATGCAGAGTGTGGGCAGCGAAGATTCAAAGCCAGATGGCttcttggagaagatgaagaactcgTTGGGGAAGATGAAGGCTCGCCGCCGGATCGGCAACGAGATCGGTGATCTGAAGAAGCAGATCATCGAGGTGGCTGAGAGGAATGCAAGGTACAAGTCCCGTGAGGCCTTCTCCAAGGCCAAGAATGCAACCGTTGACCCTAGAGCTCTTGCTATCTTTCACCAAGCCTCCGAGCTTGTCGGAATTGATGAACCCAAGGCTGAGGTAATTAAACTGTTGACTGAAGGTGTGTCAACACAAGAACATGTGAAACTGATCTCTATTGTGGGAGCCGGTGGGTTGGGCAAAACAACTCTTGCAAATCAAGTGTATCAAGACCTCAAAGGAAAATTTGAATGTCAGGCCTTCTTATCTGTGTCAAGGAATCCAGACATCATGAATATCCTACGAACTATTCTTAGTGCAGTTAGTGGCCAACTTTATGCCAACACTGAAGCAGGGAGTATACAACAGCTCATCATCCAGATCTCTGATTTCCTGGAACACAAAAG GGGTATACATACATATGGTCAGATCAGATCGCATCTGCCCCCGCGTCGCTCCATCCCCGGAGCGACACGGGCGGCGGCTCCAGCCCCACAGCCTCTCCCCTTCCGCCTCCTTCtctccctcgccgtcgccggtGGCCTCCGAGAGGCATAG